A portion of the Microbacterium hominis genome contains these proteins:
- a CDS encoding aldo/keto reductase, translating into MHDRTLGSSDLVVSRIGLGCMSFGARYPGFNEWSLDEEAAAPVFRAAVEAGINLWDTANVYGGGTSEEIVGRAIDRFTRREDIILATKLFYPMGPGTTDSGLSRAAITAQVEASLRRLGTDYIDLYQIHRFDPAVPVEETMEALHQLVVSGKVRYLGASSMHAWQFSKLQYTARLGGWTEFISMQNHYSLLNREEEREMFALLEDLDVGSIVWSPLAQGRLARPHRTSTTRFDADRFGRAYFGDGDASIIDAVAQAASVRAVSMAQVAMAWVLARDVVASALIGVTRPEHLADAVEALDLQLTEEERTQLEAAYSHRAPAGY; encoded by the coding sequence ATGCACGACCGCACCCTGGGTTCATCAGATCTCGTCGTGAGCAGGATCGGGTTGGGTTGCATGAGCTTCGGCGCCCGCTACCCCGGCTTCAACGAATGGTCGCTCGACGAGGAGGCTGCGGCGCCGGTGTTCCGCGCCGCAGTGGAAGCGGGCATCAACCTCTGGGACACGGCTAACGTGTACGGCGGTGGAACGTCCGAAGAGATCGTCGGTCGGGCGATAGACCGCTTCACCCGTCGCGAGGACATCATTCTGGCGACCAAGCTGTTCTATCCCATGGGGCCGGGCACCACTGACTCCGGGCTCTCTCGCGCCGCGATCACGGCGCAGGTGGAGGCGTCGCTGCGGCGTCTCGGCACCGATTACATCGACCTCTACCAGATCCATCGATTCGACCCCGCCGTGCCCGTCGAAGAAACGATGGAGGCGCTACATCAGCTCGTCGTCTCGGGGAAGGTGCGCTATCTCGGCGCCTCGTCGATGCATGCCTGGCAGTTCAGCAAGCTCCAGTACACCGCGCGCCTCGGCGGATGGACCGAGTTCATCTCGATGCAGAACCACTATTCGCTGCTCAACCGCGAGGAGGAGCGCGAGATGTTCGCCCTCCTGGAGGACCTCGACGTGGGATCGATCGTGTGGAGCCCGCTTGCACAGGGCCGTCTCGCCCGGCCGCACCGGACCAGCACAACCCGATTCGACGCCGACCGGTTTGGCCGCGCGTACTTCGGCGACGGCGACGCGTCCATCATCGACGCCGTGGCGCAGGCCGCCTCGGTCCGCGCTGTCTCGATGGCACAGGTCGCGATGGCGTGGGTACTCGCCCGCGACGTCGTCGCCAGCGCCTTGATCGGGGTGACGCGGCCAGAGCACCTCGCCGATGCGGTGGAGGCACTGGACCTCCAGCTCACCGAGGAAGAACGCACACAGCTCGAAGCCGCATACAGCCATCGCGCCCCGGCGGGGTACTGA
- a CDS encoding ABC transporter ATP-binding protein: MIEIAGLSKSYGDKRAVDDISFTARAGSVTGFLGPNGAGKSTTMRMIMGLDRPDAGTARIDGKPLREHAAPMRVAGALLEAKSVAPGRTARNHLRVLAATHGISDQRVDEVIHLTGLDTVADKRAKGFSLGMGQRLGIATAMLGDPSTLIMDEPVNGLDPDGVLWVRNLARHFAAEGRTVLLSSHLMSEVELTADRVVVIGRGRILADTSVAAFTAEAASGAVTVKTNDNERLTQLIAAEGGSATPAGDTLTVEGIPGPRIAQLAVGAGLDLHTLVSSAATLEEAYLRLTADAVEYHATDASAAQEGAAA, from the coding sequence ATGATCGAGATCGCGGGACTGAGCAAGTCGTATGGCGACAAGCGGGCGGTGGACGATATCTCGTTCACGGCTCGAGCAGGCTCGGTGACGGGATTCCTCGGCCCGAACGGTGCGGGCAAGTCGACCACGATGCGGATGATCATGGGCCTGGATCGCCCGGATGCCGGCACCGCGCGGATCGACGGAAAGCCGCTGCGCGAACATGCCGCACCGATGCGGGTCGCGGGTGCGCTTCTGGAAGCGAAGTCGGTCGCGCCGGGTCGCACCGCGCGGAACCATCTGCGCGTGCTGGCGGCGACGCACGGCATCTCAGATCAGCGGGTGGACGAGGTCATCCACCTCACCGGACTGGACACCGTCGCCGACAAGCGGGCCAAGGGATTCTCGCTCGGCATGGGTCAGCGTCTCGGGATCGCGACGGCGATGCTCGGAGACCCCTCGACCCTGATCATGGACGAGCCGGTGAACGGGCTGGACCCGGACGGGGTGCTCTGGGTCCGAAACCTCGCGCGGCACTTCGCCGCCGAGGGTCGGACGGTGCTGCTGTCCAGCCATCTGATGAGCGAGGTCGAGCTGACCGCGGACCGTGTGGTCGTGATCGGACGCGGACGGATCCTTGCGGACACCTCGGTCGCCGCCTTCACCGCCGAGGCGGCATCCGGCGCGGTCACCGTCAAGACCAACGACAACGAAAGGCTCACGCAACTCATCGCCGCCGAGGGCGGCTCCGCGACCCCGGCCGGCGACACGTTGACCGTCGAGGGAATCCCGGGTCCGCGGATCGCGCAGCTCGCGGTCGGCGCTGGGCTGGACCTTCACACGTTGGTGTCGTCAGCGGCCACGCTCGAGGAGGCGTATCTTCGCCTGACCGCCGACGCCGTCGAGTATCACGCCACCGACGCCTCTGCCGCGCAGGAAGGAGCGGCCGCATGA
- a CDS encoding beta-glucosidase, with protein sequence MSHDKRSEHASNRLRRVIGVGIGAIVAIGGIVAVPSAATAGDCSDKPWMDTSKSSSQRADALLDASSRYQMYRWLNVAAVERAQQTDFAGVIYPAQLECTPVVFHTDGADGVRREPGTTAFPAPIAMAATFNLDLVYDKSVAQAVETFETGHNVILGPGLASGRTPLSGRNSEYFGEDSLLSGLLGAATSRGFEENDENIAVLANAKHYVANEQELDRNTSSSNIDERTFRQVYALPYEIALAEGDPESVMCSYNLVNGVYACENEEILDGTLRESIGWDGYVMSDFRAVHSTGPAIAAGLDQELNDPTYFTPDLIDAAIDAGEITLDDVETAAFRVVRSYIEEGLFDTPMPTSPNPDSSTAEHKAIARALAEQGTVLLKNDGLLPLSEDQPGQIAVFGPTASATATNGVSANSVCSMFNRRSNTLLCEDLVAPDSAIAARGGEYGAVVAFDAGDDVAAAAASAAAADVAIVFGYKMMGEFVDPEDLSLDGNGDALIAAVAAANPNTVVVLQAGSAVEMPWIDEVSAVLHAWYPGEQMGPAIASLLWGDVNPSGKLPMTLPVSESDTPTGGVDERYPGIFADGSVERPAGSDEIRQVNYTEGLEVGYKWYDAQDIDPLFEFGHGLSYTTFEYSKLKVKTTTDPKTGQVESTVSFFVQNTGAVAGSEVPQVYLTLPAAAGEPGKRLVAFDRIALDPGKKQKVTVVIDSSASNQPFAIWDVEDDEWSIVEGDFTVSVGSSSRDLPLIGTITVD encoded by the coding sequence ATGAGTCACGACAAGCGAAGCGAACACGCGAGCAATCGCCTTCGAAGAGTGATCGGAGTCGGGATCGGCGCGATTGTGGCAATCGGCGGGATCGTCGCGGTCCCGAGCGCGGCCACTGCGGGCGACTGCTCGGACAAGCCCTGGATGGATACGTCCAAGTCATCCTCTCAACGCGCTGACGCTCTCCTCGACGCAAGTAGCCGATATCAGATGTACCGGTGGTTGAACGTCGCCGCGGTCGAGCGGGCTCAGCAGACTGACTTCGCGGGGGTGATTTATCCAGCACAGTTGGAATGCACTCCGGTGGTGTTCCATACCGATGGTGCCGACGGAGTCCGACGCGAGCCGGGAACGACGGCCTTTCCGGCACCCATTGCGATGGCGGCGACCTTCAACCTCGACCTCGTCTATGACAAGAGTGTCGCGCAGGCGGTCGAGACGTTCGAGACCGGACACAACGTCATTCTGGGTCCGGGGCTCGCCAGTGGCAGGACGCCGCTGTCGGGGAGGAACTCGGAGTACTTCGGCGAGGATTCTCTGCTGTCGGGGCTTCTCGGTGCGGCAACAAGTCGCGGCTTCGAGGAGAACGATGAGAACATCGCCGTCCTCGCGAACGCGAAGCACTACGTGGCCAACGAGCAAGAACTCGACCGGAACACGAGCTCCTCGAACATCGATGAGCGCACTTTCCGCCAGGTCTACGCGCTCCCGTATGAGATCGCGCTCGCCGAGGGCGACCCCGAGAGCGTGATGTGTTCCTACAACCTCGTGAATGGCGTTTATGCGTGCGAGAACGAGGAGATCCTCGATGGCACGCTTCGGGAGTCCATCGGGTGGGACGGCTATGTGATGAGTGATTTCCGGGCTGTCCACTCGACTGGTCCGGCCATTGCGGCCGGTCTGGATCAGGAGTTGAACGATCCGACCTATTTCACGCCAGATCTGATTGACGCCGCGATCGACGCGGGGGAGATCACTCTCGATGATGTCGAGACGGCGGCATTCCGTGTTGTGCGTTCGTACATCGAGGAGGGTCTGTTCGATACTCCGATGCCGACATCACCGAACCCCGACTCCTCCACGGCGGAGCACAAGGCGATCGCTCGCGCGCTTGCGGAGCAGGGAACCGTACTGCTGAAGAACGATGGTCTGCTCCCGCTGTCGGAGGACCAGCCCGGTCAGATCGCCGTCTTCGGCCCGACGGCATCGGCGACCGCGACGAACGGCGTGAGCGCCAACTCGGTATGCAGCATGTTCAACCGGCGCAGCAACACCCTGCTGTGCGAGGATCTCGTGGCCCCCGACAGTGCCATCGCGGCTCGCGGAGGCGAGTACGGTGCGGTTGTCGCTTTCGATGCCGGCGACGACGTCGCGGCTGCCGCCGCGTCTGCTGCCGCCGCCGACGTTGCGATCGTCTTCGGCTACAAGATGATGGGTGAGTTCGTCGACCCCGAGGACCTCAGTCTCGACGGCAACGGTGACGCGCTGATCGCCGCGGTCGCTGCGGCGAATCCGAACACGGTGGTGGTGCTGCAGGCGGGTAGCGCGGTCGAGATGCCGTGGATCGACGAGGTGAGCGCGGTCCTGCATGCGTGGTATCCCGGTGAGCAGATGGGGCCGGCCATCGCGTCTCTGCTGTGGGGCGATGTGAATCCGTCGGGCAAGTTGCCGATGACGTTGCCGGTTTCCGAATCTGACACGCCGACCGGTGGTGTGGATGAGCGCTACCCGGGAATCTTCGCGGATGGCTCGGTCGAGCGCCCCGCTGGCTCGGACGAGATTCGTCAGGTCAACTACACGGAAGGTCTCGAAGTCGGCTACAAGTGGTACGACGCGCAGGACATCGACCCTCTGTTCGAGTTCGGCCACGGACTGTCGTACACCACGTTCGAGTACTCGAAGCTGAAGGTGAAGACCACGACCGATCCCAAGACGGGACAGGTCGAATCGACAGTTTCGTTCTTCGTTCAGAACACCGGTGCGGTGGCCGGATCAGAGGTGCCCCAGGTGTATCTGACCCTGCCGGCCGCAGCGGGGGAGCCGGGCAAGCGCCTGGTGGCGTTCGACCGCATCGCGCTCGACCCGGGCAAGAAGCAGAAGGTCACGGTTGTCATCGACTCGTCGGCGAGCAACCAGCCGTTCGCTATCTGGGACGTCGAGGATGACGAGTGGAGCATTGTGGAAGGCGACTTCACCGTTTCGGTCGGTTCGTCGTCTCGTGACCTGCCGCTCATCGGAACGATCACCGTCGACTAG
- a CDS encoding cytochrome P450 gives MSAIIGTEDDVLLTRPEFWARPDRHEVFKHFRDEAPVTFHPEVAAPWAPEGGPGFWAVMRYQDVQDVTRNTKVYSNKFGTQPEEWPQTRVAALGMLHMDDPEHRIWRQMVGPAFAPRYLDSMLDTIRRNANEVIDALVAQPDVDVVSTLVNRYPVKIIADMLAMPKEDHEQFVEWTYYAFGPDRVKGNAAHHALIEYGVNLAASRRQNIGDDVMSRIVTAEYEGRLLTDIEVGGFVSLLIGAGAETTGSSIATGLWQLGKNPDQWELLKNDPSLINKAVDEFCRYTSAVVNFRRTALEDVELGGQKIKAGDKVVLYYESANFDETVFSDPETFDITRDSSKQVAFGAGGPHQCLGEHLGRREMKVFLEELIKRVDDITVTADLLRPPNPRFNMIQQFRATFAEK, from the coding sequence ATGTCCGCAATCATTGGCACGGAGGACGACGTCCTCCTCACCCGACCGGAGTTCTGGGCGCGACCGGATCGCCACGAGGTGTTCAAGCACTTCCGAGACGAAGCGCCCGTCACATTCCATCCCGAGGTCGCAGCCCCGTGGGCGCCCGAGGGAGGGCCGGGCTTCTGGGCGGTGATGCGTTACCAGGACGTACAGGACGTCACGCGCAACACGAAGGTGTACAGCAACAAGTTCGGCACTCAGCCGGAGGAGTGGCCGCAGACCCGCGTCGCGGCTCTGGGTATGTTGCACATGGACGATCCCGAGCACCGGATCTGGCGGCAGATGGTCGGTCCCGCGTTCGCTCCGCGCTACCTCGACAGCATGCTCGACACCATTCGTCGCAACGCGAACGAGGTCATCGACGCACTCGTGGCGCAGCCCGACGTCGACGTCGTGTCGACCTTGGTCAACCGTTACCCGGTGAAGATCATCGCGGACATGCTCGCCATGCCCAAGGAGGACCACGAACAGTTCGTCGAATGGACCTACTACGCGTTCGGGCCCGACAGGGTCAAAGGCAACGCCGCGCATCACGCCTTGATCGAGTACGGCGTGAATCTCGCAGCGTCGCGTCGGCAGAACATCGGTGACGACGTCATGAGTCGCATCGTCACGGCCGAGTACGAGGGGCGTCTGCTCACCGACATCGAAGTCGGCGGATTCGTCTCGCTGCTCATCGGTGCCGGCGCCGAGACGACGGGGTCCTCGATCGCAACCGGGCTGTGGCAGCTCGGCAAGAATCCGGACCAGTGGGAGCTGCTCAAGAATGACCCTTCGCTGATCAACAAGGCGGTGGACGAGTTCTGCCGCTATACGTCCGCGGTCGTCAACTTCCGGCGCACCGCTCTGGAGGATGTCGAGCTGGGAGGACAGAAGATCAAGGCCGGCGACAAGGTGGTGCTCTACTACGAATCGGCGAACTTCGATGAGACCGTGTTCTCTGACCCGGAGACGTTCGACATCACGCGCGACTCCAGCAAGCAGGTCGCCTTCGGCGCCGGCGGCCCGCACCAGTGCCTCGGTGAGCACCTTGGTCGCCGGGAGATGAAGGTCTTCCTCGAGGAACTCATCAAACGCGTCGATGACATCACTGTCACGGCCGACCTGCTTCGTCCGCCGAACCCGCGATTCAACATGATCCAGCAGTTCCGCGCGACCTTCGCCGAGAAATAA
- a CDS encoding CPBP family intramembrane glutamic endopeptidase yields the protein MTDATSTGMANSRRGLGGLRKEAKPIYGLLAYFVYVALLVLVQIAIGPDYTEIADSTENILRGIVAPIGAGIIGIVVLAQWLGWWRPALRDRHHAPRWVIIAPLIMAAICVVNIVNTDLGAFDATYLIVFTVGMLMVGFGEELTTRGLLIVGLRGRFSEVWVWLFSTLLFGAMHSINAFFGQSIMSTAQQVGLTLVFGTGFYLMRRATGSLIWAMLLHALWDWATFANGQHGQPSSIVQLLTIALYVAVIVGLIWAIKGANERLGAPSKSDA from the coding sequence ATGACAGACGCAACATCGACGGGCATGGCGAACAGCCGGCGGGGCCTAGGGGGCCTGCGAAAGGAAGCGAAGCCGATCTACGGTCTGCTCGCGTACTTCGTCTACGTGGCGCTCCTCGTCCTCGTCCAGATCGCGATCGGCCCCGACTACACCGAGATCGCCGATTCGACCGAGAACATCCTGCGCGGAATCGTCGCGCCCATCGGTGCAGGGATCATCGGCATCGTCGTCCTCGCTCAATGGCTCGGCTGGTGGCGGCCCGCGCTGCGCGACCGACACCATGCACCGCGGTGGGTGATCATCGCACCACTGATCATGGCAGCGATCTGTGTCGTGAACATCGTCAACACCGACCTCGGCGCGTTCGACGCGACCTATCTGATCGTGTTCACCGTCGGCATGCTCATGGTCGGCTTCGGCGAGGAGCTGACGACGCGCGGGCTGCTGATCGTCGGCCTCCGCGGCCGCTTCTCAGAGGTATGGGTGTGGCTGTTCAGCACCCTGCTGTTCGGCGCCATGCACAGCATCAACGCGTTCTTCGGCCAGAGCATCATGTCCACCGCGCAGCAAGTGGGGCTCACCCTGGTGTTCGGGACAGGCTTCTACCTGATGCGCCGGGCGACGGGCTCGCTGATCTGGGCGATGCTGCTGCACGCACTGTGGGACTGGGCCACCTTCGCGAACGGCCAGCACGGCCAACCGAGCTCGATCGTGCAGCTGCTGACCATCGCGCTCTACGTGGCGGTGATCGTCGGCCTCATCTGGGCGATCAAGGGAGCCAACGAGCGCCTCGGCGCTCCGTCGAAATCCGACGCGTGA
- a CDS encoding SDR family NAD(P)-dependent oxidoreductase: protein MAGVGSGSARSLFSCEGTVALVTGAGSGIGLACARALGDAGARVVLVGLGDIEAVAGDLRAEGLDALGVACDVTDSAALAATIEIVRQRYGRLDTVLANAGAALDEPGARDPLQLMDRMYALHVRSVVELASLALPLMADSGGGAFIVMSSIAGLRGNRVLSGYGATKAANAEVARNIAVQWGNRAIRANAISPGVIDTEFARPITADEESARARLAKTPLGRFGRPEEVAGAVVWLASPAGAFVSGQNIVIDGGTIVAD from the coding sequence ATGGCCGGCGTGGGGAGCGGATCCGCTCGATCGCTGTTCTCGTGCGAGGGAACGGTTGCCCTCGTCACCGGCGCAGGAAGCGGCATCGGCCTCGCGTGCGCGCGCGCCCTCGGCGACGCCGGCGCACGCGTCGTGCTCGTCGGCCTCGGCGACATCGAGGCCGTCGCCGGCGACCTGCGCGCCGAAGGGCTGGACGCCCTCGGCGTCGCATGTGACGTGACCGACTCCGCAGCGCTCGCCGCGACGATCGAGATCGTGCGGCAGCGGTACGGCCGGCTCGACACAGTTCTCGCGAACGCCGGTGCTGCGCTGGACGAGCCTGGAGCTCGGGACCCGCTGCAGCTCATGGACCGCATGTACGCGCTGCACGTGCGTTCGGTGGTCGAGCTCGCGAGCCTCGCACTGCCACTCATGGCCGACTCGGGCGGCGGCGCGTTCATCGTGATGTCGAGCATCGCAGGACTACGCGGCAATCGCGTCCTCTCGGGGTACGGCGCGACGAAGGCAGCCAACGCCGAGGTCGCGCGCAACATCGCGGTTCAGTGGGGCAACCGCGCGATTCGAGCCAATGCCATCTCTCCTGGCGTCATCGACACTGAGTTCGCACGACCGATCACCGCCGACGAAGAGTCCGCGCGGGCGCGTCTGGCCAAGACTCCGCTAGGGAGGTTCGGTCGCCCCGAGGAAGTCGCCGGCGCCGTCGTGTGGCTCGCCTCCCCAGCGGGAGCCTTCGTCAGCGGGCAGAACATCGTGATTGACGGCGGCACGATCGTCGCCGACTGA
- a CDS encoding response regulator transcription factor translates to MVQGLTPREVEILTEIARGRSNDEIAMDLFISAHTVKTHINRIMAKLDAHDCAQLVIHAYEAGLVTPGS, encoded by the coding sequence ATCGTCCAAGGGCTCACCCCGCGCGAGGTCGAGATCCTCACCGAGATCGCCCGCGGTCGATCCAACGACGAGATCGCCATGGACCTGTTCATCTCAGCGCACACGGTCAAGACCCACATTAACCGCATCATGGCCAAGCTCGACGCGCACGACTGTGCCCAGCTCGTCATCCACGCGTACGAGGCCGGGCTCGTCACCCCGGGGTCGTAA
- a CDS encoding MarR family transcriptional regulator — MAGSADLEAARLIRGFSEELTLLVDRTFGTNWVSNEEVLALVRIATVDGSTTRAIAEASGLDRRALSRLVNHLRDEGIVTVERSSVDARAIVVLLTPLGRSRVRALPRHLAERLKVWAPEAREIVANLGGTQHVQGPIEPLEVLRRVALTGTGIIDHMRDSAPGGPPLGRQSVALAQIHNNPGIRPSQLSPSLGLGRGGAAYVIDQLCAAGLVVRRRGTVPGDARAVGLDLTPEGARIASQRTDAIAANRGPITALFNDIAAFADATDASTSQTA, encoded by the coding sequence ATGGCTGGAAGTGCGGACCTCGAGGCAGCGCGACTCATTCGCGGGTTCAGCGAGGAGTTGACCCTCCTGGTCGACCGCACGTTCGGTACGAATTGGGTCTCGAACGAAGAGGTTCTCGCGCTTGTGCGCATCGCGACCGTCGATGGATCGACAACCCGAGCGATTGCGGAAGCCAGCGGGCTGGATCGGCGTGCGCTCAGTCGCCTGGTCAACCATCTGCGGGACGAAGGAATCGTCACGGTCGAACGGTCGAGCGTCGATGCCCGCGCGATCGTCGTGCTGCTGACGCCGTTGGGGCGGAGCCGGGTGCGCGCATTGCCACGTCATCTCGCGGAGCGCTTGAAGGTGTGGGCCCCGGAGGCCCGGGAGATCGTTGCCAACCTCGGCGGCACGCAGCACGTCCAGGGCCCCATTGAACCGCTCGAGGTGCTGCGCCGCGTCGCGCTGACCGGTACCGGGATCATCGACCACATGCGCGACAGCGCGCCCGGTGGGCCCCCGCTCGGCCGGCAGAGCGTCGCCCTCGCGCAGATCCACAACAACCCGGGCATCCGCCCCTCTCAGCTGTCGCCCTCCCTCGGCCTGGGGCGTGGGGGTGCGGCCTACGTCATCGATCAGCTCTGCGCCGCCGGACTCGTCGTCCGGCGGCGAGGTACCGTTCCCGGCGACGCGCGCGCAGTCGGCCTCGACTTGACTCCGGAGGGGGCTCGCATCGCGAGTCAGCGCACCGACGCCATCGCTGCGAACCGGGGCCCTATCACGGCCCTCTTCAACGACATCGCCGCATTCGCGGACGCGACGGACGCATCCACCTCGCAGACCGCATAG
- a CDS encoding adenylyl cyclase: protein MMETTRRLRLQRSIGGALSIALTASALTLVGAFASPAPAAAAANDTNPDFGPNVVIVDPTMTSAQINALIAPQPGNPNRQILFKPGTYGSASGQDDPNSATDIVLASVPANTAIAGLAASPTDTRINGALYVNGSGFSTLGTFARSLTNLSINPIQPGVAPHTMNWITSQTAPFRRIDITGNLDLEGVPAANPAFGNHFVNTRISGDVRGGEGRNTSEGPGEWAQAMYFVRDSEIGGTWSGFGGAFVFSGVKGAPKNDFGPETATAPSGANITLPTTPVTREAPFLYLDDGHYKVFVPRSENNSRGVDWNINGGGGASLSLNDFFIAKPTATAPELNAQLAAGKNLILTPGQYSLTEPLRITRPDSVVLGLGFATLTPTAGTAAVEVGDVPGVILSSFSVRAGTVNSDVLVRIGSNTAAGKNSGDRLNPTTLTDVHISVANPGRATVSEEINQNHVIIDGAWIRRGGSGWTTSLADHGLVVNGDSVTGLGLWVEHYQKTQILWNGQDGRVVFLQNEPPYDPPNQPGWMNGTKEGYPNLKVADNVTSFRVDGFHTYARFTGGGNNCLCYMSSAIETPVAKNVVFNGVLAGVINFPNSNGGFRNVINTDGIGVDAAPYYGTSAYPQSDVFGLTVNTRITMFSGR from the coding sequence ATGATGGAAACCACCAGAAGGCTGCGACTTCAACGCTCGATCGGAGGCGCGCTGAGCATTGCACTCACCGCTTCCGCGCTGACCCTCGTGGGTGCATTCGCATCCCCAGCCCCAGCTGCAGCGGCCGCGAACGACACCAACCCGGACTTCGGCCCGAACGTTGTCATCGTCGATCCGACGATGACCTCTGCGCAGATCAACGCGCTCATCGCACCACAGCCGGGGAACCCCAATCGGCAGATCTTGTTCAAGCCTGGCACCTACGGAAGTGCGAGCGGGCAGGACGACCCGAACTCCGCCACGGATATCGTCCTCGCGTCGGTCCCTGCCAATACCGCAATCGCAGGATTGGCCGCTTCGCCCACCGACACCCGGATCAACGGAGCCCTCTATGTCAACGGCTCCGGCTTCTCCACCCTGGGAACCTTCGCGCGGTCGCTGACGAATCTGAGCATCAACCCGATCCAGCCCGGCGTGGCACCGCACACCATGAACTGGATCACCTCGCAGACCGCGCCGTTCCGGCGGATAGACATCACAGGCAACCTGGATCTCGAAGGTGTGCCGGCGGCCAATCCGGCGTTCGGCAACCACTTCGTGAACACGCGGATCAGCGGTGACGTCCGCGGCGGCGAGGGACGCAACACCTCCGAAGGCCCGGGCGAGTGGGCACAGGCGATGTACTTCGTCCGCGACAGCGAGATCGGCGGAACTTGGAGCGGATTCGGCGGCGCTTTCGTCTTCTCCGGCGTCAAGGGCGCGCCGAAGAACGACTTCGGCCCGGAGACGGCGACCGCTCCGTCGGGTGCGAACATCACGCTGCCGACGACGCCAGTGACCCGCGAAGCACCGTTCCTCTACCTGGACGACGGCCACTACAAGGTCTTCGTACCGCGGTCCGAGAACAACAGCCGCGGCGTCGACTGGAACATCAACGGTGGTGGTGGAGCGTCGCTGTCGCTCAACGACTTCTTCATCGCAAAGCCGACGGCCACGGCACCCGAGTTGAATGCGCAGCTCGCAGCAGGAAAGAACCTCATCCTCACCCCAGGTCAGTACTCACTCACCGAGCCCCTGCGCATCACGCGTCCCGACTCCGTGGTCCTCGGCCTCGGATTCGCGACCCTGACCCCGACCGCCGGAACCGCTGCTGTCGAGGTCGGCGACGTCCCCGGCGTGATTCTGTCCAGTTTCAGCGTCCGTGCGGGCACCGTCAACTCGGACGTCTTGGTCCGGATCGGCAGCAACACGGCCGCCGGCAAGAACAGCGGTGATCGCCTGAACCCGACCACGCTTACCGACGTCCACATCTCGGTCGCCAACCCTGGCCGGGCAACAGTGTCGGAGGAGATAAACCAGAATCACGTGATCATCGACGGCGCCTGGATCCGCCGCGGCGGAAGCGGCTGGACAACCTCGCTCGCTGATCACGGCCTGGTGGTCAACGGTGACAGCGTCACCGGACTCGGCCTGTGGGTCGAGCACTACCAGAAGACCCAGATTCTCTGGAACGGCCAGGACGGTCGCGTGGTCTTCCTGCAGAACGAGCCGCCGTACGACCCGCCGAACCAGCCGGGCTGGATGAATGGCACGAAGGAGGGCTACCCCAACCTCAAGGTCGCAGACAATGTGACGTCCTTCCGGGTTGATGGATTCCACACCTACGCCCGCTTCACCGGTGGCGGCAACAACTGCCTCTGCTACATGTCCAGCGCGATCGAGACCCCGGTGGCGAAGAACGTCGTGTTCAACGGGGTGCTGGCCGGCGTCATCAACTTCCCGAACTCGAACGGCGGCTTCCGCAACGTCATCAACACAGATGGCATCGGGGTCGACGCCGCGCCGTATTACGGCACCTCGGCGTACCCGCAGTCGGACGTGTTCGGCCTGACGGTCAACACCCGAATCACGATGTTCTCGGGTCGGTGA